A stretch of DNA from Leptospira wolffii serovar Khorat str. Khorat-H2:
GATCGGTTGCTTATAAGCGATGATTGCGAGAGTATCGAGACTAGAGCGGGACAATTGCTCTCTCTTTTTTTCCTTAAAGAGTCGGGCAAGAATCTCTGAATACTTTTCATTGGTGGAAAATTGGTAGGCACCCGCAATTTCCCTTAAGACGAATCCTCCGTCTTTTTCTTGGTAATCTAAGATGAGCTCGTCCAGGATTTCCCGGGCTTCCTGCTTTTCGCAGTCGATGGATTTGGCTATACTGGCGAGTTTCAGCGGTTCCCCGGAAAGGAAAAGCAGCGCTTCGATCAGTCCTTTTAAGCCGGCTTTGTCGCGTTCCACGGTTCTCCCACCAAGAATATACGGATTTCGCCGAAAATCTTATGTTGGCGGATCGAAACGATCCTTTGTTTGCACAATTCCAACATGGCAAGAAAGACGGCTACAATCTCTGCTTTCTCGGGGTTGACCTCTGAAAACAATTCTTCGAAAGAGATATCCGAACGTTCGGCGAGGAGTTCGGAGATGGACCCCATCTTTTCCTCGACAGAATACCTGTGGGGCGTGGTAAGTAAAGCGGGAATCTCGGTCTCGTCTTCCCGTTTTTCCAAGATCTCGTTAAAGGCCGAAATCAGGTCCAAAAGACTCAAGTCCAGCCAGGAATCCGCCTCGTCTATGACTTGGTTGGTTTCCCGATGGAAAATTCCGCCTTGAAGCTTATCGATCTCGGAAAGCCTTTGGGCCGAGAGCTGGTATTTTTTGTGCTCCAATAATTTTTCCACGAGTTCCGGGGGAAGAGGCGGATCGTAATCCTCCTCTTCGAAGCCTGGGTCGGGAAGCAGGGCCTTTGATTTGAGATATACCAAATTGGCTGCCATCAGAGCGTATTCCGCTCCGACATCTATATGAATACTTTCAGAAAATTTAATGAAGTTTAGAAAATCCTCGGTGATTCTAGAAAGGGAAACTTCGAAAATATCTACCTTGTAACTTTCTATCAGAGACCAAAGAAGGCTGAGCGGTCCTTCGGTAATACCGCCTTCCGAGTTGTTCCATTGAACAACAAAGGGTTGCCCGCCATTTTCCCTCTCCATGTCTCTTATGAATTCAACGCTTTTTCTGCGGCTTGCTGTAGTCGCTCCGGAGAGAAGGGTTTTACAACGAAATCCTTCACTCCCATCTTGATCGCTTTCGCGAGAAGTTCTTCCTGGCCTAGAGCGGTCACCATGATGATTCTCGCCTTGGGATCCAATTTGAAAATTTCCTGGGCGGCTTCGATTCCGTCCTTTTCTCTCATGGTGATATCCATGGTGACCAGATCCGGCTTAATTGCCTTATACTGATCCACGGCAATGTTTCCGTTTTCCGCCTCACCTACGATTTCATGCCCCCCGGCGACGAGTGCATCCTTCACCATTGTCCTCATGAATTTTGCGTCGTCTACTACGAGAATTCTGGCCATAATTAGTTTCCCCTTTCTTTGAGAATGGAAAGTATCCTTGATGTTATTGCGCTTACAGGTTCTACGAATTGAACCCCGCCCATTTCGATGGCTTGACGGTTCATTCCGAAGATTACCGAGCTTTCCTCGTCCTGGGCGATCGTTGTTGCTCCCGCCTCTCTCATTCGAAGAGTGGATGCCGCACCGTCCTTACCCATGCCGGTCATAATCACACCGACCAAGGCGCTCCCGTATTCCCGGATCGCGCTGTCGAATAAAACTTCGACTGAGGGCCTGTGTCCATTTACGGGCGATTCCTTGCTCAATGCAATCCATTTCCGTCCCGCCTTAGATTCGATCTTCAAATGAGCATCACCCGGAGCTACGTAACCCGTTCCGGGAAGAGCTTCTTCTCCGTCTTCGGCTTCCTTCACCTTGATTTGAGCGTGATCGTTCAAACGAGAAGCGAAAGCTTTCGTGAAACCCACGGGCATATGTTGTACGACGAAAATCGGAAGACGAAAATTCTCCGGAAATGCGGAAAAAACCGTCTGAAGAGCCTTCGGTCCTCCTGTGGAAGTTCCAATACATATTGCTTCGACGGCTTTTTTCTCATCTTTAAAAATCTTATTCTTAATGGCTTCTACGACTTTTCTCGGATCCACCGCGGGAGTGATATGCCTCACGCTTTCGAAATAAGAAAGAATCCGGTTTCGTAAAACGGTACCTATTTCTTCCGGATTGAATTGATTGCTGCTGGAAGGTTTCGGAACGAAGTCGATGGCTCCGAATTCCAAGGCTTTAAAAGTAGCTTCCGCACCGTGTTGGGTAAGAACCGATAGCATCATTACCGGAATACCCAATTTACGTTTCTGCAATTCCTGGAGAGCGGAAAGTCCGTCCATCACGGGCATTTCCACATCCAAGACCACGATATCCGGTCGAAGTTTAGTGGCGAGTTCTATGCAATCCACCCCTGTCTTTCCGGTAGCTATGACTTGGATTCTCTCATCCCTTTGGATCTGGT
This window harbors:
- the scpB gene encoding SMC-Scp complex subunit ScpB; the encoded protein is MIEALLFLSGEPLKLASIAKSIDCEKQEAREILDELILDYQEKDGGFVLREIAGAYQFSTNEKYSEILARLFKEKKREQLSRSSLDTLAIIAYKQPITLSEIDDIRGVSSRAMVTSLISKKLVKPVGNKEVPGRPALYGTTKEFLIHFGLNKLTDLPAPVEVKELKFESLDDLIENGQE
- a CDS encoding segregation and condensation protein A, translating into MERENGGQPFVVQWNNSEGGITEGPLSLLWSLIESYKVDIFEVSLSRITEDFLNFIKFSESIHIDVGAEYALMAANLVYLKSKALLPDPGFEEEDYDPPLPPELVEKLLEHKKYQLSAQRLSEIDKLQGGIFHRETNQVIDEADSWLDLSLLDLISAFNEILEKREDETEIPALLTTPHRYSVEEKMGSISELLAERSDISFEELFSEVNPEKAEIVAVFLAMLELCKQRIVSIRQHKIFGEIRIFLVGEPWNATKPA
- a CDS encoding response regulator gives rise to the protein MARILVVDDAKFMRTMVKDALVAGGHEIVGEAENGNIAVDQYKAIKPDLVTMDITMREKDGIEAAQEIFKLDPKARIIMVTALGQEELLAKAIKMGVKDFVVKPFSPERLQQAAEKALNS
- a CDS encoding protein-glutamate methylesterase/protein-glutamine glutaminase, which gives rise to MNGNHPIRVVIVDDSLLVRNIISDQIQRDERIQVIATGKTGVDCIELATKLRPDIVVLDVEMPVMDGLSALQELQKRKLGIPVMMLSVLTQHGAEATFKALEFGAIDFVPKPSSSNQFNPEEIGTVLRNRILSYFESVRHITPAVDPRKVVEAIKNKIFKDEKKAVEAICIGTSTGGPKALQTVFSAFPENFRLPIFVVQHMPVGFTKAFASRLNDHAQIKVKEAEDGEEALPGTGYVAPGDAHLKIESKAGRKWIALSKESPVNGHRPSVEVLFDSAIREYGSALVGVIMTGMGKDGAASTLRMREAGATTIAQDEESSVIFGMNRQAIEMGGVQFVEPVSAITSRILSILKERGN